One Malus domestica chromosome 11, GDT2T_hap1 genomic region harbors:
- the LOC103447813 gene encoding pentatricopeptide repeat-containing protein At1g63150-like, translating to MIESGNCKPNVITFNTLIKGFCMKGNNLASIQLLRKMEEEACKPNIVSYNTTIDSLCKDTMVVDAMNLFSQMIGKGIAPNVVTYNSLIHGVSKLGEWKEATRLLNEMVSKNIFPNLHTFNVLVDTLCKEGLVGEVKIVVEMMIQRDIERNTVTYNSLMDGYCLRREMKEEKEVFDLTLGKGSTVNARSYNILINGFSNVLSNPVGKQGVRNLQLHRLCLVEGFVIVTPFI from the coding sequence ATGATAGAGAGTGGTAACTGTAAGCCCAATGTGATCACGTTCAACACACTAATAAAGGGATTTTGCATGAAAGGTAACAACCTTGCATCTATTCAGTTGCTTAGGAAGATGGAGGAAGAAGCTTGTAAGCCTAACATTGTTTCCTATAACACGACCATCGACAGTCTTTGTAAAGATACCATGGTTGTTGATGCGATGAATCTTTTCTCCCAAATGATAGGTAAGGGAATTGCCCCCAACGTCGTTACCTATAACTCTTTGATTCATGGAGTTTCCAAATTAGGGGAGTGGAAAGAAGCTACTAGATTGTTGAATGaaatggtgagcaaaaatatctTTCCAAATTTGCACACCTTCAACGTGTTAGTAGATACACTTTGTAAGGAGGGGCTCGTTGGGGAAGTAAaaattgtggttgaaatgatgatcCAAAGAGATATTGAACGTAACACAGTTACGTACAATTCGCTTATGGATGGTTATTGCTTGCGACGAGAAAtgaaagaggaaaaagaagTCTTTGATCTAACGCTTGGCAAGGGCTCCACGGTTAATGCTCGTAGTTACAACATATTGATAAATGGCTTTTCCAACGTTTTGTCAAATCCGGTTGGGAAGCAGGGCGTTCGTAACTTGCAGCTACACAGGCTTTGCCTAGTGGAAGGTTTTGTAATAGTTACTCCCTTTATTTAG
- the LOC103447812 gene encoding pentatricopeptide repeat-containing protein At1g63080, mitochondrial-like, with translation MEEGACKPNIVSYNTTIDNLCKDTMVVDAMNLFSQMIGKGIAPDFVTYNSLIHGVCKLGEWKEATRLLNEMVSKNIFPNLHTFNVLVDTLCKEGLVGEVKIVVEMMIQRDIEPNTVTYNSLMNGYCLRGEMKEEKEVFDLTLSKGSTVNARSYNILINGFSNVLSNPVGKQGVRNLQLHRLCLVEGFSTVYNMVYTNRSKSEFCARNY, from the exons ATGGAGGAAGGAGCTTGTAAGCCTAACATTGTTTCCTATAACACGACCATTGACAATCTTTGTAAAGATACTATGGTTGTTGATGCGATGAATCTTTTCTCCCAAATGATAGGTAAGGGAATTGCCCCCGACTTCGTTACCTATAACTCTTTGATTCATGGAGTTTGCAAATTAGGGGAGTGGAAAGAAGCTACTAGATTGTTGAATGaaatggtgagcaaaaatatctTTCCAAATTTGCACACCTTCAACGTGTTGGTAGATACACTTTGTAAGGAGGGGCTCGTTGGGGAAGTAAaaattgtggttgaaatgatgatcCAAAGAGATATTGAACCTAACACAGTTACGTACAATTCGCTTATGAATGGTTACTGCTTGCGAGGAGAAAtgaaagaggaaaaagaagTCTTTGATCTAACGCTTAGCAAGGGCTCCACGGTTAATGCTCGTAGTTACAACATATTGATAAATGGCTTTTCCAACGTATTGTCAAATCCGGTTGGGAAGCAGGGCGTTCGTAACTTGCAGCTACACAGGCTTTGCCTAGTGGAAGGTTTT AGCACAGTTTACAACATGGTGTACACAAACCGCTCCAAATCTGAATTCTGTGCCAGAAATTATTGA
- the LOC103447810 gene encoding uncharacterized protein At1g24485: MCLLFCPQCSPITMASSIVLLLVLLLVALSLLSVSANLVSIDCGSSDSFTDENTIKWVGDDEFVSGGKSQVVQTTNGVPRVLTTLRVFSTRKRNCYSIKAEKGAQFLVRATFFYGNYDKKSSPPEFALLLDGNYWADVITSATDLVYKELVYVANGDFIEICLAQTKPNQLPFISAIEIRGLGTDMYSHVDAEYAMVHTRRVAYGATDNIRYPSDDYDRIWEPVEGGDGLVKLTNDLHIIDTSVPDQPPAAAFQYAITTSKPSVSISLGTDLPTDKVPIYIIMYFTEMSQLTTSETRSFEIYIDGKSESDPIVPVYGTVTEMYITNITASSSTNISLVATADSTLPPLINAMEVYYVSGPLTGGTDSNDVTGLGILQDKFSILQEWTGDPCLPSPFTWDWVNCSSDITPRVTALYLSGYGLSGQLPDFSSLDALQTIDMHNNSLGGAIPDFLGTLPKLTQLNLADNKLSGPIPTTISTNTKLKLVSSGNPDLCAAGATCKTIIPADSDNGSSLGGGSSKKKSSKLPLIIGVTVPAIIVFVVIVVIIVCVISSGNRRRAAIAAHYAGQNGGGNMPNGQPSQGGPIDPQMVGKYAEVAMNQFEVNIQGQSAPTTPDLTPQQNEERPLY; this comes from the exons ATGTGCCTCTTATTTTGTCCTCAGTGCTCACCAATCACCATGGCTAGCTCCATAGTACTGTTGTTAGTGTTACTCCTCGTAGCTCTGTCTCTGTTATCTGTATCCGCTAATC TTGTTAGCATCGATTGCGGGTCATCGGATTCATTCACGGACGAAAATACGATCAAATGGGTTGGAGACGACGAATTTGTTTCAGGTGGAAAATCCCAAGTGGTTCAAACCACAAACGGAGTGCCTCGTGTGTTGACCACCTTGAGAGTGTTTTCAACCAGGAAAAGAAACTGTTACTCCATCAAAGCAGAAAAGGGGGCTCAGTTTCTTGTGCGAGCAACTTTCTTTTATGGAAACTATGACAAGAAATCATCTCCTCCTGAATTTGCTCTTCTTCTGGACGGGAACTATTGGGCCGACGTCATAACTTCAGCCACTGATCTTGTGTATAAAGAACTAGTTTATGTCGCCAACGGTGATTTTATAGAGATTTGTCTTGCTCAAACGAAGCCTAACCAGCTTCCGTTTATATCAGCTATCGAGATCCGGGGCTTGGGCACGGATATGTACAGCCATGTGGACGCTGAATATGCTATGGTTCATACAAGAAGGGTTGCTTATGGTGCAACTGATAATATAAG GTACCCAAGTGATGATTATGATCGGATTTGGGAGCCAGTGGAGGGTGGAGATGgattagtaaaactcacaaacgATCTACATATTATTGATACCTCTGTGCCAGATCAGCCTCCAGCTGCTGCTTTCCAGTATGCAATAACTACCTCAAAACCCTCCGTATCAATTAGTCTGGGCACTGATCTTCCGACCGATAAAGTTCCCATCTACATCATCATGTACTTCACCGAAATGAGCCAACTGACCACGTCCGAAACCAGATCCTTCGAGATTTACATCGATGGCAAGTCGGAGTCGGACCCCATTGTTCCTGTCTATGGAACTGTCACTGAGATGTATATTACCAACATTACTGCTTCTTCTAGCACAAATATTTCTCTGGTAGCTACTGCCGATTCGACACTTCCACCGTTGATTAATGCCATGGAAGTTTATTATGTCAGTGGTCCGTTAACGGGTGGAACGGATAGCAATGACG TGACAGGGTTAGGTATATTGCAAGACAAGTTCAGTATATTACAGGAATGGACTGGTGACCCATGCCTCCCTTCTCCATTTACCTGGGACTGGGTCAATTGCAGTTCTGATATTACACCCCGCGTAACAGCACt GTACCTGAGTGGCTATGGTCTCTCTGGCCAACTTCCAGACTTCAGCTCCCTTGATGCTCTTCAGACAAT AGACATGCACAACAACAGCTTGGGTGGAGCCATTCCTGATTTTCTTGGCACCTTACCTAAACTAACCCAGTT GAATTTAGCAGACAATAAACTCAGTGGACCCATTCCCACCACAATTTCAACGAATACCAAGCTGAAATTAGT GTCGTCGGGAAATCCTGATCTTTGTGCCGCCGGCGCGACCTGTAAGACAATAATTCCAGCTGATAGTGATAATGGCTCTTCTCTTGGTGGTGGCAGCAGCAAGAAGAAAAGCAGCAAGCTACCATTAATTATTGGAGTTACAGTTCCAGCTATCATTGTTTTTGTGGTCATTGTGGTAATCATAGTTTGTGTTATAAGCAGCGGTAACAGGAGAAGAGCAGCAATTGCAGCACACTATGCAG
- the LOC103447770 gene encoding receptor-like protein kinase HERK 1, giving the protein MMMGCFKFDLFIWVFSVLCLGLLCSGFVPADNYLIDCGSLTNTTVGNRVFLADNLASKYLSSPKDVVANVSLKSITSFDDSPLYQTARIFPESSKYTFSISQSGRHWIRLYFYPFTFGSYDLSKANFSVSAQNFALLTDFSVQNTSLKEFSVNVTSDSLVVTFTPSSNSFAFLNAIEVVSVPDQLITDDAGTASDKFQGLTNQALETAWRVNMGGPTVSFENDTLWRTWVPDQSFLVNENLAKDFSNIAAVTYDAGLATADIAPQTVYGTLTEMNSANNPNSNFNVTWEFTVDPGFQYLVRFHFCDVVSKALNQLYFNVYVDSSNVAPDLDLSSSAINKLAVPYYLDIVTASAVRNKLRISIGPSAVNNAYPNAILNGLEIMKMNNSAGSLSGANSVSSLNPGSKSNVGVIVGASVGSFIAVALAGVLFVLCRRRKRLADQGHSKTWIPFSMNGTNSHTMGSKYSYGTTASAASNYSYRFPFGVVQEATSNFDESWVIGIGGFGKVYKGTLNDGTKVAVKRGNPRSQQGLAEFRTEIEMLSQFRHRHLVSLIGYCDDKNEMILIYEYMENGTLKGHLYGSGNPSLSWKQRLEVCIGSARGLHYLHTGDAKAVIHRDVKSANILLDENLMAKVADFGLSKTGPEIDQTHVSTAVKGSFGYLDPEYFRRQQLTEKSDVYSFGVVLFEVLCARPVIDPSLPREMVNLAEWAMKWQKKGQLEQIIDSTLAGKIRPDSLRKFGETAEKCLADYGVDRPSMGDVLWNLEYALQLQEAEIPGDAEENSTNMIGELSPQVNNFNNVDTNDSAAQFEVSSVDDLSGVSMSKVFSQLVKSEGR; this is encoded by the coding sequence ATGATGATGGGTTGTTTTAAATTTGATCTGTTCATCTGGGTTTTTTCTGTATTGTGTTTGGGATTGTTGTGTAGTGGATTTGTTCCTGCTGACAATTACCTTATAGACTGTGGATCGCTTACCAATACTACAGTGGGTAACCGTGTTTTTCTAGCGGATAACTTGGCTTCCAAATATCTTTCATCCCCAAAAGATGTTGTTGCCAATGTTTCTTTGAAATCAATCACTTCCTTTGATGATTCGCCGCTGTATCAGACAGCGCGAATCTTCCCAGAATCCTCCAAGTACACCTTTTCCATAAGCCAAAGCGGTAGGCATTGGATCCGCCTTTACTTCTATCCGTTTACATTTGGTAGTTATGATTTGAGCAAGGCCAATTTCTCTGTTTCCGCCCAAAACTTTGCGCTGCTTACCGATTTCAGTGTTCAAAACACTTCTCTCAAGGAATTTTCGGTGAATGTCACTTCAGATAGCCTTGTTGTCACCTTCACCCCTTCCAGCAATTCGTTCGCATTCCTAAATGCGATAGAAGTTGTTTCAGTACCCGACCAACTCATAACTGATGATGCCGGCACTGCGTCTGATAAATTCCAGGGTTTGACGAATCAGGCTCTGGAGACAGCTTGGAGGGTCAATATGGGTGGACCAACCGTGTCTTTCGAGAATGATACCCTGTGGCGAACTTGGGTTCCTGACCAAAGTTTTCTAGTAAATGAGAACCTTGCCAAAGATTTCTCCAACATTGCAGCTGTTACGTATGATGCAGGTTTGGCAACTGCAGACATTGCTCCACAAACCGTCTATGGAACCCTCACTGAGATGAACTCAGCAAATAATCCCAACAGCAATTTCAATGTAACCTGGGAGTTCACGGTGGATCCAGGATTCCAATACCTTGTTCGATTTCACTTTTGCGATGTAGTGAGTAAAGCTCTCAATCAGCTGTACTTCAATGTTTACGTTGACTCTTCAAATGTTGCTCCAGATCTCGATCTGAGTTCTTCAGCAATTAATAAGTTGGCTGTGCCATATTATCTGGACATTGTTACAGCGTCCGCTGTCAGAAATAAGCTGCGTATTAGTATTGGCCCCTCTGCTGTAAACAATGCTTATCCCAATGCCATTCTAAATGGGCTCGAGATTATGAAAATGAACAATTCAGCAGGCAGCCTCAGTGGAGCCAACTCAGTTTCTTCTTTGAATCCAGGTTCGAAAAGTAATGTTGGAGTAATTGTGGGTGCCAGCGTTGGGTCATTTATTGCAGTGGCATTGGCTGGGGTTCTCTTTGTTCTgtgcagaagaaggaagaggctGGCAGACCAAGGCCATTCTAAGACTTGGATTCCCTTTTCCATGAACGGAACCAATTCTCATACCATGGGAAGTAAATACTCATATGGAACAACTGCTAGTGCTGCTTCTAACTACAGCTATCGTTTTCCTTTTGGGGTAGTACAGGAGGCTACGAGTAACTTTGATGAGAGCTGGGTTATTGGAATCGGTGGTTTTGGGAAGGTATACAAAGGAACCTTGAACGATGGAACCAAGGTGGCTGTCAAGAGGGGAAATCCACGGTCTCAACAGGGGCTTGCAGAGTTCAGGACTGAAATTGAGATGCTATCTCAATTCCGTCACCGCCACCTTGTCTCATTGATTGGGTATTGTGATGACAAGAATGAGATGATTCTGATATATGAATATATGGAGAACGGAACCCTGAAGGGTCATCTCTATGGCTCAGGTAACCCCAGCTTAAGTTGGAAACAAAGGCTTGAAGTATGCATTGGATCAGCTAGAGGACTTCACTACCTTCACACTGGTGATGCAAAAGCAGTTATTCATCGTGATGTGAAATCCGCAAACATCTTGCTTGATGAGAACCTCATGGCCAAGGTTGCTGATTTTGGGCTTTCTAAGACGGGGCCTGAAATTGATCAAACCCATGTCAGTACGGCGGTGAAAGGGAGTTTTGGATACCTTGATCCTGAATATTTTAGAAGGCAACAACTGACTGAGAAATCAGATGTGTATTCATTTGGGGTGGTTTTGTTTGAGGTTCTTTGTGCAAGACCTGTTATAGACCCGTCTCTTCCGAGGGAAATGGTGAACTTGGCTGAATGGGCAATGAAATGGCAGAAGAAGGGGCAGTTGGAGCAAATCATAGACTCAACTCTTGCAGGCAAAATCAGACCAGATTCTCTGAGGAAATTTGGAGAAACCGCCGAGAAGTGCTTGGCCGACTATGGTGTTGACAGGCCCTCCATGGGAGATGTGTTGTGGAACCTAGAGTATGCCCTTCAACTTCAAGAGGCAGAGATTCCAGGCGACGCAGAAGAAAATAGTACCAATATGATTGGCGAGCTATCCCCACAAGTTAACAACTTCAATAACGTTGATACAAATGACTCTGCTGCACAATTTGAAGTCTCAAGCGTGGATGATCTTTCAGGTGTTTCTATGAGTAAAGTGTTCTCGCAGCTGGTGAAGTCCGAGGGTAGGTAA